The following proteins come from a genomic window of Caloenas nicobarica isolate bCalNic1 chromosome 6, bCalNic1.hap1, whole genome shotgun sequence:
- the RAB17 gene encoding ras-related protein Rab-17, which produces MELVSLQGMAQKAIPNTSLEGIRPTYIYKVVLLGNTSVGKSSLAYRYVKNDFKESLPTVGCSFFTQTLNLEVATVRFEIWDTAGQEKYHSVCHLYFRGAHASLLVYDITNKETLNRAKLWLTDLEKEFLRDEIVIALVGNKTDLAAEREVAVEEGEEFARTKGLLFMETSAKSNHQVNDIFMAIAQELLQREQEKASNPSPSRGRSAVDLGQSRARTGCCQL; this is translated from the exons ATGGAATTGGTTTCCTTACAGGGCATGGCACAGAAAGCAATCCCAAACACCTCCCTGGAAGGGATTCGTCCCACCTACATCTACAAGGTGGTTCTGCTGGGGAACACGTCAGTGGGAAAGTCAAGCCTTGCCTACCGATATGTGAAAAATGACTTCAAGGAGTCACTGCCAACTGTGGGAT GCTCCTTCTTCACACAGACACTCAACCTGGAGGTAGCCACCGTCAGGTTTGAGATCTGGGACACGGCAGGCCAGGAGAAGTACCACAGTGTCTGCCACCTCTACTTCCGGGGTGCCCACGCCTCTCTCCTCGTTTACGACATCACTAACAAG GAAACACTCAACAGAGCAAAGCTCTGGCTGACTGACCTGGAGAAGGAATTCCTTCGTGATGAAATTGTCATTGCTTTGGTGGGCAACAAGACAGACCTTGCTGCTGAGCGAGAAGTTGCCGTTGAG GAGGGGGAAGAATTTGCAAGGACCAAAGGCCTCCTGTTCATGGAGACATCTGCAAAATCCAACCACCAAGTAAATGATATCTTTATGGCCATAG CCCAAGAGCTCCTGCAGCGGGAACAAGAGAAGGCATCCAACCCATCCCCTTCCCGTGGGAGGTCAGCAGTTGacctggggcagagcagggcgAGGACTGGGTGTTGCCAACTCTGA